Proteins encoded by one window of uncultured Draconibacterium sp.:
- a CDS encoding 2-oxoacid:acceptor oxidoreductase subunit alpha → MKETKVIELEEVAIRFSGDSGDGMQLTGTLFSDTTALLGNDISTFPDYPSEIRAPQGTVGGVSGFQVQFGQKQINTPGDNANVLVAMNPAAIKANARFLEPGGTIIYDSDSFTEKNLKKANFQTEDPFAECNLEDFFKIPVPISSLTKEGLKEFGLDNKSVLRSKNMFALGLVCWMFNRPLDYVEEFIRNKFKKKPVVVDSNIKVLHDGYNYGLTMQHMTPSYLINPADIENGTYRNINGNHATAWGFLAAAEKSGLELFLGSYPITPATDILSALSERKDLGVKTFQAEDEIAGICSAIGASFAGDLAITNTSGPGLALKGEAIGLAVMAELPLVIVNVQRGGPSTGLPTKTEQSDLMQALYGRNGESPVVVLAASTPSDCFHYAFMASKIALERMVPVILLTDGFLGNGSEPWKIPSMAELPSITPKVAKDSETFQAYKRDAETLAREWAFPGMPGFEHRIGGLEKNVTGTVSHDPENHQVNCEIREEKVQRVVEMVPELEVCGDEEGGDVLVVSWGGTYGHTASTVREMRLEGKNVSLAHFNYIKPLPKNTKEVFSKFNKIIVCELNLGQFAAYLRNELPEFTYHQANKVKGLPFTVGELKESITKLLED, encoded by the coding sequence ATGAAAGAAACTAAAGTAATCGAACTGGAAGAAGTGGCCATTAGGTTTTCAGGCGATTCCGGCGACGGAATGCAGCTTACCGGAACCTTGTTCTCGGATACTACGGCACTTCTGGGTAATGACATTTCTACATTTCCTGATTATCCATCAGAAATTCGAGCACCGCAAGGTACAGTAGGAGGGGTGTCTGGTTTCCAGGTGCAATTTGGACAAAAACAAATTAATACACCTGGAGATAATGCAAACGTACTTGTTGCCATGAACCCAGCTGCAATTAAAGCCAATGCGCGTTTTCTTGAGCCGGGAGGAACAATTATATACGATTCGGATTCATTTACTGAAAAGAACCTGAAAAAAGCAAATTTTCAAACTGAAGATCCTTTTGCAGAATGTAACCTGGAAGACTTTTTCAAGATTCCGGTTCCTATCTCAAGTCTAACAAAAGAAGGTCTTAAAGAGTTTGGATTAGACAATAAAAGTGTACTGCGAAGCAAGAACATGTTTGCGTTGGGTTTGGTATGTTGGATGTTTAACCGTCCGCTGGATTACGTAGAGGAGTTTATACGCAACAAATTCAAAAAGAAACCAGTTGTTGTTGATTCAAATATAAAAGTATTGCATGATGGTTACAACTATGGTTTAACCATGCAGCATATGACTCCAAGTTACCTTATAAATCCAGCCGATATTGAAAACGGAACTTACCGAAATATAAACGGTAATCATGCTACCGCATGGGGGTTTTTGGCAGCTGCCGAAAAATCAGGATTAGAATTGTTTTTGGGATCGTACCCGATTACCCCGGCTACCGACATCTTATCAGCACTTTCAGAACGTAAAGATTTAGGAGTTAAAACTTTTCAGGCCGAAGATGAAATCGCAGGTATTTGTTCAGCAATTGGAGCATCGTTTGCCGGCGATTTGGCTATTACAAATACTTCGGGGCCAGGTTTGGCGCTAAAAGGTGAAGCAATTGGTTTGGCAGTTATGGCCGAATTGCCTTTGGTTATTGTAAACGTTCAGCGTGGTGGCCCATCAACCGGATTACCAACAAAAACTGAGCAGTCTGATTTGATGCAGGCTTTATACGGACGAAATGGAGAAAGTCCGGTTGTTGTTTTGGCAGCGAGCACGCCTTCAGATTGTTTCCATTATGCTTTTATGGCCTCGAAAATTGCTTTAGAGCGTATGGTTCCTGTTATACTGTTAACCGATGGTTTCTTAGGAAACGGTAGCGAACCATGGAAAATTCCATCAATGGCGGAACTACCATCAATAACACCGAAAGTTGCAAAAGACAGTGAAACATTCCAGGCTTATAAACGAGATGCCGAAACACTGGCACGCGAATGGGCTTTTCCGGGAATGCCTGGATTTGAACACCGCATTGGAGGTTTAGAAAAGAATGTTACCGGTACTGTTAGTCACGATCCGGAAAACCACCAGGTGAATTGTGAGATCAGAGAAGAAAAAGTTCAACGTGTTGTTGAGATGGTTCCTGAACTTGAAGTTTGTGGCGATGAAGAGGGAGGAGATGTATTGGTGGTAAGCTGGGGTGGAACTTACGGTCACACTGCAAGCACTGTTCGCGAAATGCGACTGGAGGGTAAAAATGTAAGTCTGGCTCATTTCAACTACATTAAGCCACTTCCGAAAAATACAAAAGAAGTCTTCAGCAAATTCAATAAAATTATCGTTTGTGAGCTAAACCTTGGTCAGTTTGCTGCATACTTACGCAACGAGTTGCCTGAATTTACTTATCACCAGGCTAACAAAGTAAAAGGATTGCCATTTACGGTAGGAGAATTAAAAGAAAGTATCACTAAACTTTTGGAGGACTAA
- a CDS encoding gamma carbonic anhydrase family protein, with the protein MAIIKELKDKTPKIGKDCFLAETATLIGDVEIGNNCSIWYSAVLRGDVHYIKIGNNTNVQDNATIHATYQKSPTNIGNNVTIAHGAIIHGCTLKDNVMIGMNAVVLDNAIIESNSIIAAGSVVTKNTRVESGSVYAGVPARKVKDISPELLHGEVERIANAYHMYSSWYK; encoded by the coding sequence ATGGCTATTATAAAAGAACTTAAAGATAAGACTCCGAAGATAGGAAAAGACTGCTTTCTGGCTGAAACAGCAACACTTATAGGAGATGTAGAAATAGGTAACAACTGCAGTATTTGGTACAGCGCGGTACTACGGGGCGATGTGCACTACATTAAAATTGGTAACAATACCAACGTGCAGGATAATGCAACAATTCATGCTACTTACCAGAAAAGTCCGACCAATATTGGAAACAACGTTACCATTGCACACGGAGCCATCATTCATGGCTGTACTTTAAAGGATAATGTAATGATTGGAATGAATGCTGTTGTTCTCGACAATGCAATTATTGAAAGCAATTCTATTATTGCAGCCGGCTCGGTAGTTACCAAAAATACACGTGTTGAATCGGGCAGCGTATACGCGGGTGTACCGGCCAGAAAAGTAAAAGATATAAGTCCCGAGTTATTACACGGTGAGGTTGAGCGAATTGCAAATGCCTATCATATGTATTCGAGCTGGTACAAATAA
- a CDS encoding sugar phosphate nucleotidyltransferase: MKPTLLILAAGMGSRFGGLKQVEPVGPNGEAIIDYTIFDAIRAGFGKVVFVIRESFADAFKEKFEAKLKGKIEVEYVFQELDNLPAGFQLPEDREKPWGTAHAILVAKDAIKEPFCAINADDFYGEKAYQVMADFLNNKVQEQTYSMIGYLLKNTLSEHGSVSRGICTVNKNDNLIKIVETTKIFKKNDAAVSVNEDGTETPLSGNEKASMNFWGFHPTIFSVLENKFVKFLETEIDKPKSEMYIPSVVFEMIQDQQVEVKVLEANSPWFGVTYQEDKPIVVDKINSLIKEGVYPEKLWN, translated from the coding sequence ATGAAACCAACCTTACTTATACTGGCTGCCGGAATGGGAAGTCGTTTTGGAGGACTTAAACAAGTTGAACCCGTTGGGCCGAATGGAGAAGCTATAATCGACTACACAATTTTCGATGCCATTCGTGCCGGTTTTGGCAAAGTAGTTTTTGTAATACGCGAAAGCTTTGCCGATGCTTTTAAAGAAAAATTTGAAGCAAAGCTAAAGGGAAAAATTGAAGTGGAATATGTTTTTCAGGAGCTGGATAATTTACCAGCCGGATTTCAATTACCTGAAGATCGTGAAAAACCATGGGGCACAGCCCATGCAATTTTGGTTGCAAAAGATGCAATTAAAGAACCGTTTTGCGCCATAAACGCCGATGATTTCTATGGTGAAAAAGCGTACCAGGTAATGGCTGACTTCCTTAATAATAAGGTACAGGAACAAACCTATTCTATGATTGGCTACCTACTTAAAAACACACTTTCGGAACACGGATCTGTTTCACGTGGCATTTGCACAGTAAATAAAAATGACAACCTGATTAAAATTGTTGAAACAACCAAAATTTTCAAAAAAAACGATGCCGCCGTTTCAGTTAATGAAGATGGAACAGAAACGCCACTGAGCGGAAATGAAAAAGCGTCGATGAACTTTTGGGGCTTTCATCCCACCATATTTAGCGTACTTGAAAATAAATTCGTAAAATTTCTTGAGACAGAAATCGACAAACCTAAATCGGAAATGTACATCCCGTCAGTTGTGTTTGAAATGATACAAGACCAGCAGGTAGAGGTGAAAGTACTGGAAGCCAATTCACCCTGGTTTGGTGTAACCTACCAGGAAGACAAACCCATTGTAGTGGATAAAATCAATTCATTAATTAAAGAAGGAGTGTATCCTGAAAAACTTTGGAATTAA
- a CDS encoding aminoglycoside phosphotransferase family protein, which translates to MTDLKSIALNFRLDAEIKEVKPLGEGFINDTYIITTKNSGPRYILQRKNKNIFSPIPAMMENIQKVCAHIKKKVINAGGDPLREAMTIIATKDEKLYFLDDKDEYWTVCLYIEDTIAYEAAETPDLAYAGGKGIGKFQSLVADLKEPLVNILPGFHDIRYRFKQWDELLAKDPVGRKEKLSEEISWIESRKEEMLDFWKLVEDETIPTRISHNDTKINNILFDKKGEVLCVIDLDTVLSSTVLNDFGDAMRFYTNTGLEDDKNLENVSMNLDIFKAFARGYLEETISFLSPKEIEYLAFSARYITYEQVLRFLMDYIDGDNYYKTKSANHNLVRTRAQYKLLQSMENQFSEMDGFIKSYVTELKS; encoded by the coding sequence ATGACTGATTTAAAAAGTATCGCCCTGAACTTTCGTCTTGATGCTGAAATAAAAGAAGTAAAACCATTGGGAGAAGGTTTTATCAACGACACATATATTATTACTACCAAAAACAGCGGCCCCCGATATATTTTACAGCGTAAGAATAAGAACATCTTCTCTCCCATTCCTGCGATGATGGAGAATATTCAAAAAGTTTGTGCACACATTAAAAAGAAAGTTATTAATGCCGGTGGCGATCCGTTGCGCGAAGCAATGACCATTATTGCCACAAAGGATGAAAAGTTGTATTTCCTTGATGACAAGGATGAATACTGGACCGTTTGCCTTTATATTGAAGACACCATTGCATACGAAGCTGCAGAAACTCCCGACTTGGCTTATGCCGGAGGTAAAGGTATTGGTAAATTTCAATCGTTGGTAGCCGATTTAAAAGAACCGCTTGTTAATATTCTTCCCGGGTTTCACGACATTCGTTATCGTTTTAAACAATGGGATGAATTACTGGCAAAAGATCCGGTTGGCAGAAAAGAAAAACTGAGCGAAGAGATTTCATGGATTGAAAGCAGAAAAGAAGAAATGCTGGACTTCTGGAAATTGGTTGAAGACGAAACAATTCCAACACGCATCAGTCATAACGACACCAAAATAAACAACATTCTGTTCGACAAAAAGGGGGAAGTACTTTGCGTAATCGATTTGGATACTGTTTTAAGCAGTACCGTGCTGAATGATTTTGGCGATGCAATGCGTTTTTACACCAACACCGGTTTGGAAGACGATAAAAATCTTGAAAACGTTTCGATGAATCTCGATATTTTTAAAGCTTTTGCAAGAGGATATCTGGAAGAAACCATCTCGTTCCTCAGCCCAAAAGAAATCGAGTACCTGGCATTTTCAGCCCGCTACATTACCTATGAACAGGTTTTACGTTTTCTTATGGATTACATTGACGGAGACAATTACTACAAAACAAAGTCGGCTAATCACAACCTGGTTCGTACACGTGCCCAATACAAACTATTGCAAAGCATGGAAAATCAGTTTTCTGAAATGGACGGTTTTATAAAATCGTATGTAACGGAATTAAAAAGCTAG
- the murI gene encoding glutamate racemase translates to MKTSPIGVFDSGYGGLTVLKELTKAMPEYDFLYLGDNARTPYGTRSFDVVYDYTLQAVKYLFRQGCPLVIIACNTASAKALRNIQMLDLPRIAPDNRVLGVIRPSVEKVSEITMNGHVGVLGTVGTVVSESYPIELEKWSQGRVKSTVQEACPMWVPLVENNEIENAGADYFVQKNINSIFTKDGTIDTLVLGCTHYPLLFDVIKKYVPKNVNILTQGAIVAEKLLDYLKRHPEMEKRLTKGKTLDYQTTESAATFESKAALFMGSEVNAKTVHL, encoded by the coding sequence ATGAAAACCTCTCCGATTGGAGTTTTTGATTCGGGTTATGGTGGGTTAACAGTGTTAAAAGAATTGACTAAAGCCATGCCCGAATACGATTTTTTATACCTTGGCGATAACGCACGTACACCTTACGGTACCCGATCGTTTGATGTAGTTTACGATTACACTTTGCAAGCCGTAAAATACTTGTTTAGACAAGGATGTCCGTTGGTTATTATTGCCTGCAACACTGCATCAGCAAAAGCTTTACGGAATATTCAAATGTTGGATTTACCTCGAATAGCTCCCGATAATCGTGTACTGGGTGTAATTAGGCCAAGCGTTGAAAAGGTGTCAGAAATTACAATGAACGGACATGTTGGTGTATTGGGAACAGTTGGAACAGTTGTTTCTGAATCGTATCCGATAGAGTTGGAAAAATGGTCTCAGGGAAGGGTAAAATCTACCGTTCAGGAAGCTTGCCCGATGTGGGTGCCGCTGGTTGAAAATAATGAAATAGAAAATGCCGGAGCTGACTATTTTGTGCAGAAAAATATTAATTCCATTTTTACAAAAGATGGAACAATTGATACGCTGGTTCTTGGTTGTACGCATTACCCATTACTCTTTGATGTAATTAAAAAATATGTGCCGAAAAATGTAAATATTTTAACTCAGGGAGCAATAGTTGCCGAAAAACTGCTTGATTATTTGAAGCGTCATCCGGAAATGGAAAAGCGATTAACAAAAGGTAAAACGCTGGACTACCAGACTACAGAATCGGCGGCAACTTTTGAAAGTAAAGCAGCACTGTTTATGGGAAGTGAGGTGAACGCCAAAACGGTTCACCTCTAA
- a CDS encoding glycosyltransferase, with protein sequence MMAAKLKMENEQQEQIVRPTLFEIAWEVCNQVGGIYTVIRSKVPTVMKKWGHQNYFLIGPYFADQAAAHFDPATDFSSPIGKAVLEMQSRGFEVYYGQWIVSGRPNVVLFNPYSIYDKLDEIRYYLFKDYNISVPEGDELLDKVAAFGFQVKEFFHYLCGTGVCDSTIIAHFHEWMAGLPIPGIRKSNLNIKTVFTTHATLLGRYLAMNDHEFYSHLPFYNWEEEARKFNVLPIAQIERASAHGAHVFTTVSEVTAQECTYLLGRTPDLLLPNGLNIERFEALHEIQNQHVQVKKKIHEFVMGHFFQSYSFDLDKTLYFFTSGRYEYQNKGYDLTLEALARLNWKMQQAGTDMTVVSFFITKRPFYSFNPEVLQSKAQIEDVARVVEEIKEQVGERLYDEITRITGNYEFPDLRALVDDYLRLKLRRNVQSWKTQNLPKIVTHTLVDDAKDEILNFLRTSNLVNNRHDKVKIVYHPDFIATTNPLFKMDYTQFVRGCHLGIFPSMYEPWGYTPLECLASGLPSVTSNLAGFGDYVQNNIPDHDEKGMYIIDRTEGNFNRAAEELANMLFEFVNLSRRDRIALRYKCEEASMHFDWSNLGKYYKQSYDLSLER encoded by the coding sequence ATGATGGCAGCGAAGTTAAAAATGGAGAATGAACAGCAGGAGCAAATTGTAAGGCCTACATTATTTGAAATAGCATGGGAGGTTTGTAACCAGGTAGGAGGGATTTATACGGTAATTCGCTCGAAAGTACCAACAGTGATGAAAAAATGGGGGCATCAAAATTATTTTCTTATCGGACCTTATTTTGCTGATCAGGCGGCTGCCCATTTTGATCCGGCAACCGATTTTTCAAGTCCTATCGGAAAGGCCGTATTAGAAATGCAATCGCGCGGTTTCGAAGTCTATTACGGTCAGTGGATTGTTTCAGGACGTCCTAATGTTGTGCTTTTTAATCCCTATTCGATTTACGATAAACTAGACGAGATTCGATATTATCTTTTTAAAGATTACAATATATCAGTTCCGGAAGGAGATGAATTGCTGGATAAAGTGGCAGCTTTCGGATTTCAGGTCAAGGAGTTTTTCCATTATCTGTGCGGAACCGGAGTTTGTGATTCGACTATAATAGCACATTTCCACGAATGGATGGCAGGTCTGCCAATTCCCGGAATACGAAAGTCGAACCTGAATATTAAGACTGTTTTTACAACGCATGCAACTTTGCTGGGCCGATATTTGGCTATGAATGACCACGAGTTTTACAGCCATCTTCCGTTTTATAACTGGGAAGAAGAAGCCAGAAAATTTAATGTGTTGCCAATTGCACAAATAGAAAGAGCTTCGGCACATGGTGCTCATGTTTTCACAACGGTTAGTGAAGTAACAGCACAAGAATGCACTTATTTACTTGGACGAACACCGGATTTGCTTCTCCCGAACGGATTGAATATTGAACGTTTTGAAGCTCTACATGAAATTCAGAATCAGCACGTACAAGTGAAGAAGAAGATTCACGAGTTTGTAATGGGACACTTCTTTCAGAGTTATTCATTCGATTTGGATAAAACACTTTATTTCTTCACATCTGGTCGATACGAATATCAGAATAAAGGCTACGATCTTACTCTTGAAGCGCTGGCTCGCTTAAACTGGAAAATGCAGCAAGCTGGAACCGATATGACGGTGGTTTCTTTTTTTATAACCAAACGACCATTCTATTCTTTCAATCCTGAGGTGTTACAGTCGAAAGCTCAAATTGAGGATGTAGCACGTGTTGTGGAGGAAATAAAAGAACAGGTTGGAGAACGCCTTTACGATGAAATTACCCGGATTACCGGTAATTATGAATTTCCAGACCTGAGAGCTTTGGTTGATGACTACTTAAGACTAAAGTTGCGACGAAATGTTCAAAGCTGGAAGACACAAAACTTACCGAAGATTGTTACACACACGTTGGTTGACGATGCCAAAGACGAAATACTTAATTTCTTGCGAACTTCTAATTTGGTGAATAACCGCCATGATAAAGTGAAGATTGTGTACCATCCTGATTTTATTGCAACAACAAATCCGCTGTTTAAAATGGATTATACCCAGTTTGTTCGAGGTTGTCATTTGGGTATTTTCCCAAGTATGTACGAACCATGGGGATATACGCCACTTGAATGCTTGGCCAGTGGTCTGCCATCGGTAACAAGTAATTTGGCCGGATTTGGCGACTACGTACAAAATAACATTCCTGATCATGACGAGAAGGGCATGTACATAATTGACAGGACTGAAGGTAATTTTAATAGAGCAGCTGAAGAACTGGCCAATATGTTGTTCGAATTTGTTAATCTTTCCCGGCGCGACAGGATCGCATTGCGCTATAAATGCGAGGAAGCATCAATGCATTTCGACTGGTCGAATCTCGGGAAATATTACAAACAATCTTACGACTTGTCACTAGAACGATAA